TCTGTCCTAATACTGTGTTATGAGGATTAGAAAGGCGTTCTTTTCGTTTTTTATCTTCTATTGATTTGATTGCAGTTTATAGAGTGAATCGTCCATCATGCTTTTGACTTTGAGAATAGCTACTTTTTCAGTAGTAAATATTCGTTAGCAATGGCATTAAATAATGGCTCTTTGGTTAGTTTTGGTGCTCaactcttgtattttttttttttttgatgacaagggaaacccgcaaccgctaccctttgggtgcgcacaggttATCcctgctcctatgcaatagctaaCAGCTCAACTCTTGTAATTTAGAAATATTTATCTAGACTTTTTCTAAACTTAAAATGATCAAAGTGattttcctttcaaattcaaggaagaaTTATACTAACTTCTGAAGTTTTCATGTTTTCCCTAATATCTTGGGAGGTTCTGAAGggaaaacttaagattttcatgCACTTTGCAAGGTGTAATGTAGGAATAGCATTTTGCAAGGTGTAAAGTAGAAATAGTTAAGTTGTTTGTTTGTAAACACAAAAGTCATGTAAAGTTGTTTGTTTCTAGACTTATTGTAAAGTAGAAAAGATGTAAAGTCGTAAAATAAAAGACAAGTGTAAGGTATCATGATGGGCCTTGGCATAGCAGTTACTAAAGCATGAACAGTGTATAAATTGCTTGGGTTAACCTGAAGTAGTTGATTACAATTGTGTGTAGAAATACAATAGGAATGCAGAAGGCATTATTGGCTCTCTTGACTAAATTTCGTATATAGCTGGAGAACAGTGTTCTGAATCCCTTTGGTCCTGTAATTGTGCTTTCAAGCAATTCCcgttgaattaaaaaaaaggatatcAACAACGACTCTAGAGCTATGACTTACACAAAAGAAATGCACGAAAAAGGAACCAGTTAGTTTCTTTATGCTTAGTTAGCACCTAGGACTTCTACTCAACAGAAAAAAAACTGACAAATGGTTGTTAGTTTGTCCTAAATGTGAGAAGGCATTCAAAAAGGAAGTTTATAGCGGGCTATTCAAAATGGGCTGCTCTTTTAACTTGTTGAAGAAGGATGTCAAATGGGTAATGTCAGATGCAAGTGACGCGAGTTTCAATGCATTGAAGAAGGCCATTTATATTGCGGTTGCCAGATTTTGATTTATCATTTGAAGTACACAGTGATGCATCATATTATGCAGTATAGTGAGTTGATTCTGCAGGATCATCCTGTTGCATTTGAGAGCTGAAAGTTGAATGCTACGGAAAATCGTTATTCTACTCATGAGAAAGAGATGGTGGCGGTACTCAATTGTATTTGGTATGGCGAGTCTACctaaggctgggcaccggacCGGAATGGGACCACCGGACCGGAACGAACCGGTACCGGACCGGAACGGGACGGTTTGACCGGGTTGTTGACCGGTACCGGGATGAACCGGACCGGAACTACCGGGATGGAAGCTCAGTTCCGTCCCGTCTCACTATATACCGGGATAGAACCGGGACGGACCGGAATGGACCGGAACGGAACGGGATGGGATAAACGGGACGACacatatagctatttcaaaaaataattattttttttgagttattttgaattacgaaaatacgaatgttttttttatttttttaagttatattagtttatagtatttaagttttaaaatttataataattttacttaagtttattttaaagatattttttttaatttttacgtatataagtttgtaagttaagtttaataaagttttttttttagtttttgagcttatgtagttatgttataagttttaaagatttgaatctttgaaagtttataagttattaagttatacttataacttgtaagttaaataacttaagtttgtaatttttaaaaaattaaataaacaaaaaagaaatgctaataaaagtaaataatgacaaaaatattattttttattttaattaaaaatgatttaccgggaccggaccggaccggaaccggAATGAACCGGTACCGGTATACCGGTACCAAATCATGGTACCGTTCCGTTCCGTGTACCGGTTCAATATATCCCATCCCATCCCAAATACTACCGGACCGGAACGGACCGGAATGGTACCGGTACAACCCGttccggtgcccagccttaAGTCTACCTACTTGGAACAAAAGTTGTGGTCTGAACGGACAACGTGGCCAATACATACTTCAAAACTTAACGGAAGCTGGGTTTGAAGCATGCCCAATGGCATGAGTTTCTTCTCAGAAGAAGCTCAAAAGTTGATGGGAAGGCATCAAAATAGTTGTCATAGACAGATTCTCATAGCGTGGGATTTTTATAGCTGCTCCTACTCTTTGTTCTTCCGAGATAGCTGCTGAATTGTTCTAAGAAACTTGAGGAGCAAGTCCAGAAGGATGTGACCAGCTAGTTAGGAAAGCTTGtgtatcattttaaaattctaCAATATGGCCAACTACTTTTTGTACAATAGATATCATTCAATCTATCAAAATGTCTGCACACTTACCTGCCTTACTCATTTCAgctcttttaattttttctttacaacTTATTTTTATAAGGTTTCTTACATGTCTTCTTCTTAAATTAATATGACTAGCATTAGTATGGTCCTATTTCAACACAAGACTCGTTACTAGGACATCAACAGAAATAAGCATGAGAATTCATAGTCGACAAGGTCTTCTCCTTAACATTAATcatcatatattcattttggaACCATTAGTTGGTAAATCAATCAGAATATTAACGCAACTCTGTTACAGTTATCTTTACCTTGTCAGTTTTCTTTCAAGGTCATCTTGTTGTAAGTAATATAGTCTTCCCATCTCCTTGAGGTATCTTCCTTATACAGGGAATAAGAGGGACTGGTATTATTACTAATTGCTAATGGATCAGATCCTCATTACTTCAAACACCCTGGACTCTTCTTTACCCAGTAGTTTGGCTTGCCTTCTTGCTACCACGGACCTCTCAAACAGATTTAGGGAAAGATCAGACTCGCTATCTCCACTGATGTTTTATATCCAGGATCATACTTTCTGTACATGGATTTAAGCTGTTTATTCTGCTTTAACTCTTGAAAATTATGAACTAGAAAAGTTTTGAGTTAGTAAGTCACTTCATAGTGTGGCTTTTGAGATGACTAATAAGCTTTGGCAATGACATGATCCAAAGACAAATGGGATTAGTTGCTACTTGTTTTCTGGAAATGTTGCTTATATCTGCTGAAAGAAGAAATGTTTGGGAGACATTTTGATCTCTTAGCACACACAAAGCATCTCATTGACATTATTCACCGTTGCTGTCTCTCTCTTTCATCAATTTCTAGTAATCAAGCTATATTTACTTTAGGGCACTCCTGGAGTAACTGGTTCTGTAATGTGGGATAGTGGAGTGGTCCTTGGGAAATTCTTGGAGCACGCTGTAGAATCAGAAAGAATTCATCTTCAAGGCAAGAAAGTCATTGAATTGGGCTCTGGCTGTGGATTAGTTGGGTAATACTGTTATCTTTTGCACCTTCGATTTCTGATTTTGTCAAATCATTTGTTGTCATTACTGGTTTAAGCTAGTGGATGTTTGAAATAGATGCATGTTCCAACAAAATTATGTTGGATTAGTTCCTATTGTAGATTCTTGTCTCAGTGCGCACGAAAAACAGGGGATATCATgtccataaaataaattacttgctcataaaattatgtttttgcCTAGTAGTAGTCATTAAATGTTGAACCCACTTACCGTGCATGTCATAAATTTACTGCTGTAAGATTGTTCATTTATCTTAAATATCTCATTCTATGTTTCCAGCTGTGTTGCAGCTCTTTTGGGTGCTCAAGTTATTCTCACTGACCTCCCAGATAGACTGAGGCTACTGAAGAAAAACGTAGAAGCAAATTTATATGGAGATGTAAGAGGCTCTGCAACAGTAAATGAGCTCACATGGGGAGATGAGTTGGATAATGATATGAGGAATCCTTTGCCAGATTATGGTAACAATCTGAGATGGTCTCATTCCATATAGCAGTTGCTTTACAATACATAATCGAATTCCATATGCATCTGTCTGAGGTTGTATAATTCCCCTTCACAATGTTGTCACATGCATAtttcaaaatgatattttcttctctctttctgaTAACCAAGATATCACGTGTATAAGCTGGCCTGACCACAGTTGGTGGCTTGGTGCACAGGTTTAAAACTCAAGGGAGTACAGTCTGCCCTTCTACCCTCAGCTGACTTAAAATCAAGATTCAGCTAGCAGAAGGGTTCAAACTTGTAGTGTGTACTTACAACACATCCCCGTCCTTCATTTATCATGGGGcatttcaaattgaaattttcttttcttccttctcgtgtccttatattattattagtttctTTGGGGAGGATGTGAAATAGAATTATATAACAGAAGTGGTAAATTCAGTTAAAACTTCCAGCAATGTTTCGGAGAAAATGTATTCTGTATTCTCATTTTCCTTTATTGAGTATAAGCCTTAGCATGAAGGGTTTGCAAAACTTGTGATCTTGCTGTCTATAAATCTGATACTACCAGTTGAGGCATACTTTGGGTTTATAGTTGTAACTGATGAGAGGTCAGGCCGCCCCAATCATCCATGAAGACTCTAATCTTGAAAAGCAATCTTAAAAGGTGATAAAGGAGTAACATCTTCCCTTAATGATTAAGAAAGAGGTAACATCTTCCCTTTTAAAAGCTGTGTCTGTTGACCATTGGTGGTAGCTCTATGTATGCAGTCAATAGAAGCAATGTGGAGAAAATCCATCTTCAGTGTAGAGGATATCATATAATAGTCCTGAATGAATCAGTATGTCTGACCTTCTCTCTCAGTTGAAAAGTTGCTGTGGACATGTATGGGCTATGATATAAGTTTTAGACTAGTTCAACTTTTAGTTTAGACTTGTCCTAGATACTGCAGAGTTAACTTAGGTCTGATTAGATTTTACCCATTTATGAAACAATGGTTCTGCATAATCCTACAAAGAAAATGGTGTATTTTTCCTATAGCAATTTGCGTCCTCTCAAGCTTCCTTCTACCCATAACAAAACTTGGGATGCCATGCTATACACGTTAACATGccaaaacattttctaggattTCATTGTCTGAATGCACTAATCACAGATCAGCTAGCCCTCAGGGAATTGGTTCCGGGGTAAGAGTGCAGCATGTAATTTGTGGGTTAGGTGCACGTCAAGTGTTTGAGCCAAGTCATGGATGAAAggctggtatttaagtggagaagggtagacaTACTATCCAATTATACACTATTGAATAAATGAACCAGTTGGCCCTAGAAGATTTCTCGGTTACTAGAAAGAATCACTCAGCTTGACATCTCACATTCCCTCCTCTCCCTTCTTCTATGTTTGTAAGTCTAGGTGGATGGTCTCTGATCACTTGTCCAGTTTATCTATCCATgattttagtttattatttcACGTTCTGATataccccacctagtgggatttcactgggttgttgttgttgttgttgtatttcaCGTTctgatatgtatttgtatttcagTTCTTGGATCAGACGTGATATATAGTGAGGGAGCTGTCGTGGATTTGATAGCTACACTTCTGGACCTCTCTGGTACTCAGACAACAGTTATTTTAGCTGGAGAACTTCGGAATGGTATAgactttatatattatttaaatttcaaatagcCTGGAGATAGTTATTACATTTCATGTGATTTTCTTGTGGCAGATGCAATCCTTGAATACTTCTTACAAGCTGCTGCAGAGGATTTCACTATTGGCCGTGTAGATCAAACACAGTGGCATCCTGATTGTTGCAGTCCTCGAGTGGTAATATATGTTCTGGTgaagaagcaaaaaaaattgtaagtcCGCGCTCATAACATTGTACACTCAATTCTCAAAATGATACCAACATTAATGCCTGTGCTTCACATATAATTTGCTATAAGTGTTCTACTGGCTTTCTTTCTTGTAAATCCAGTGTACCATTTTGTGGATAAACCAATATCCTAAACGTTTTTCCTCATCGACTATTAGGCGATTTTCAGTTATGTAAAAGGATAATGCATGTTTAATAATCTTCAACAACTAGTTGATACAGAACTTTTCTCAGAAGAGGCAGATTAGAGGTGTAATCTCTCAACAATGGAGTATATTTGCTTGGAATGAATAATTAGTGACATATCATGTGAAGGAACACTATAACAAAATAGTAGATTGTTAGAGCCCATCACACTAACAAAATAGTAGCTTGCTAGAAGCCTAAGAATTCAAGTTAACCTACCATTAGGTTTTTTAGGGTCATTGCATTCTTACGACTAGGGTCTCAATGAGACTGTACGATcggttattttaaaaaatttataccGTCCCAATTTTTCGGATATTTTACcatgtataaccaaaattagattttttaaaaccatCTCAATCATATTGGTATCTCTTCGGTATTGGTACTATCCCAATTTTTCggatattttatattttttacttttgaaatatcatctacaaatatactattattaaaaaattctttcacaaatatgttcttgaagaatcaCTTCAAATCTTCACCAAGAAGTCAAGAATGTAAAATCTTGTTACCATATTGTTTGATCTTAAACATTTAATAGGAGTGTTTGCATATGTTTTGTTGTATTGTTTGATAGAGTATctattatagtatttttaaattttaaactttattaattAAAGGCTAGTTAAACAGCAAAGACCAGAAGTCGTTCAATCACCAGATGCCTAGGACTTGgcttatatttatatttgaaaaatgtataaaatatatttatatattagatttaacatattgttaataaataaaatatttacatacaCATGTACGATTATTTCGTTCGGTTCggaatttttttgattttttcataaattaaaaagaccATCCCAATGGTTCAAGATGATTATACACTTAAATAGAAGTCCacaaatttattgaaaaaatgacataggtttgtttgatttttcattttcttttgacaCCTCTACTTACAACAACCAATCTAATTAATCATTAGGAATTGTACAAAAACCAATAATGCAATTTCACCATACTAATTACTCTTTAACAAGATTTCCAACTATAGTCATTTAAGAACTGGAAAAGGGACATATTTGTCATTGTACTCTCACGAATAAGTTGTATTTGTCTTTAGTTATACTTTTTCAACGTACTTGTCTTTTTTTATCCAACTTTAGGATCATATTTGTCCTTGTACTCTAAAAAAGGCCATATTTATGAATCCGGAGACAAAATGACCATTTTCCCCCTCTAAAATGCACAAAAGACCACTTATTTTTGGAGTTAACCAAAACAAACATATCGCTCAATATTGAGTGATTTAAACGACCATCTATTTCTTTTACGTTCTCACTTACTATTGAGCGATttatagtgattttttttttttagaaaaaaagtttGCATGCCACTCACACAATTTTAGATAAGGCTATAAATTTAGCTATCGATTATCACTTTTCTggtttcaaaaaatttctaacCAAATTCATCTTTCCTATCATATGCTCTTAGCTATAATAAAATACTCACTCGATTCCTTTCAGTTGTATGTTTCgattttcgaaagtcaatttaacgaattttcaaagttaaattagattacattaattctatattttaaaataaaattttagatattcaaaatctATACGGAAAGtaatataaattgcaattttttccGCATCAATATGCtgaaaaatacatcgtaaaaggTTAGTCAAAATTCATATTGTTCGACtctcaaaaagaaaactatgacaactaaaaaaacCCGGATATAATAATAAGTTCAGTGTTTTAAAAGACTTTGTTGGGACTCGCCCCGGGCGGGGATCTAGGCTCTAGCACAACGCTTTGAGACTCATGTATGGAAGCTTAGTTCTGTAAGATTTATGTCCTAAGCGCCCAACTGTAGCCCAACACCTAGCGCTCGGACTTCGCCTAACAGATcttatacaaattatatgttaaaattctttagtttacATTGTTGACCCTTAGGAATGACAATGAGACGAAACGAATACGGGGCGGGATGGATTTTAGGCTATATGGGTGCGGGGCATGCAAGGcgaattgaaataattttttttctaaaccaATGTGGGGTGGGACGAGTTGATGATATATGAACAAGTCTTTAATCAATATATCAGTGATTTAagtgtaaatttcatatatgacatatattatagtactattttcaggctatagcagtagatttagactttcaagctataacattaaaaattttaggttataacaaattcacaaataaaagaaatgtttttattaattcgaaaaaagttttttaaaaaaagataaacgaaaattaaaaaaaaaaacagaattatagataataaagtaaaaaattgaaagtgtggcttgtaatttaatttgaaatttattgtagataattaatgattagcaTTAAAATAAGGGattcaaacaaattaacaatattttttatccttaattcactcaaaatCAGTTAAGATAAACTAAAAAATCAgatcatatcattttttttgtagataattaataaatagcaCGAATTAAGGgatttaaactaattaagattatttagtatccttaattcactcaaatcagttaaaatcaaataaaaattcagattttatcttcttcttttttcaacgtttctctctcttcagtTTGCAACAAAAAAAGTTCAAtgtttctctcttcaattttcaacaaaaaaaatcccACATTCga
This genomic stretch from Solanum stenotomum isolate F172 chromosome 10, ASM1918654v1, whole genome shotgun sequence harbors:
- the LOC125842356 gene encoding uncharacterized protein LOC125842356 gives rise to the protein MNGDGVVKDERKVAGKPEENEYEYEEEQRMLEELGMYKGKVRLVNSEEPTEETMLLWGIQQPTFSKPNAFARQTSLQLRVDACGRTLSILQSPSNLGTPGVTGSVMWDSGVVLGKFLEHAVESERIHLQGKKVIELGSGCGLVGCVAALLGAQVILTDLPDRLRLLKKNVEANLYGDVRGSATVNELTWGDELDNDMRNPLPDYVLGSDVIYSEGAVVDLIATLLDLSGTQTTVILAGELRNDAILEYFLQAAAEDFTIGRVDQTQWHPDCCSPRVVIYVLVKKQKKL